A DNA window from Halorubrum sp. DM2 contains the following coding sequences:
- a CDS encoding 50S ribosomal protein L21e: protein MPSSNGPQKATRDKLSNKPRNRGTSPPQRAIQEFDEGSQVHLKIDPSVPKGRFHPRFDGRTGTVVGKQGSAFKVEIPDGGKTKTLIVTAAHMRAQQN from the coding sequence ATGCCGAGTTCCAATGGGCCGCAGAAGGCGACTCGCGACAAGCTCTCGAACAAACCCCGTAACCGCGGCACCTCCCCGCCGCAGCGAGCGATCCAAGAGTTCGACGAGGGATCGCAGGTCCACCTCAAGATCGACCCCAGCGTCCCCAAAGGCCGCTTCCACCCGCGCTTCGACGGCCGGACGGGCACCGTCGTCGGCAAGCAGGGGTCGGCGTTCAAAGTCGAGATTCCGGACGGCGGCAAGACGAAGACGCTCATCGTCACCGCCGCCCACATGCGCGCCCAGCAGAACTGA
- a CDS encoding TrmB family transcriptional regulator, with amino-acid sequence MASLRDLGLSEYEARAYRALLRTGPTTAKDLSRASEVPMGRIYDVLNSLEQHSLVRSQAASRPKKYVAVEPDAALDRLLDEKKQELQTQAEQYESVVDDLSAELDAGEPVDGQFWTAAVGAEDATDLLLERIAAAERRVVVVAGAPATGFDLGTIGERVTAELESALERGVEIRVLLSPATVDELPRSVGRRYTSELAEEDGFQVRTSPGVDGTFNVFDEIEVCIEVPHPLSADEPFAMIDVKDIEFATSVKEQFEPRWAEAEPLTFG; translated from the coding sequence ATGGCATCTCTCCGCGACTTAGGGCTCTCCGAGTACGAGGCCCGGGCGTACCGCGCGCTCCTCCGGACCGGGCCGACCACCGCGAAGGACCTCTCCCGGGCGAGCGAGGTCCCGATGGGCCGGATCTACGACGTGCTCAACAGCTTGGAGCAACACAGCTTGGTCCGCAGTCAGGCGGCCAGCCGACCGAAGAAGTACGTCGCGGTCGAGCCGGACGCCGCGCTCGACCGCCTGCTCGACGAGAAGAAGCAGGAGCTCCAGACGCAGGCCGAACAGTACGAGTCGGTCGTCGACGACCTGTCGGCCGAACTCGACGCCGGCGAGCCGGTCGACGGCCAGTTCTGGACCGCGGCCGTCGGCGCGGAGGACGCGACGGACCTCCTCTTGGAGCGGATCGCCGCCGCGGAGCGCCGGGTCGTCGTGGTGGCCGGCGCGCCCGCGACCGGGTTCGACCTCGGCACGATCGGCGAGCGCGTGACCGCGGAACTGGAGTCGGCGCTCGAACGCGGCGTGGAGATCCGCGTGTTGCTGTCGCCGGCGACGGTCGACGAGCTCCCCCGGAGCGTCGGCCGCCGATACACGTCGGAGCTGGCCGAGGAGGACGGCTTCCAGGTCCGAACCTCGCCCGGCGTCGACGGGACGTTCAACGTGTTCGACGAGATCGAGGTGTGTATCGAGGTGCCGCATCCACTGTCGGCCGACGAGCCGTTCGCGATGATCGACGTGAAGGACATCGAGTTCGCGACGAGCGTCAAAGAGCAGTTCGAGCCGCGCTGGGCGGAGGCGGAGCCGCTGACGTTCGGGTAG
- a CDS encoding DUF255 domain-containing protein: MSDETRVEWRDWGPEAFAEADERDCPVLLSLSATWCEGCHEMDAVTYAEPRIAANVNEGFVPVRVDVDRHPRVRERYNMGGFPTTAFLTPDGTLLTGAGYLDVDGMRQVLESVRTMWADKGREAGRIPRALDADLPPRGELTDAIESHLAGQLEVKYDDEYAGWGSDAKFPLPRTVEFALKRDRDRALRTLDAVRDHLADDVAGGFFRYAGTRDWGDVAYEKPLDTNAAVTRAFANAFLYTGDDAYLDPALDAVDFLTDDLWTGYGVGGSLGPGLGRAYYAAPAADRTELDDPRRDLTVFAGGNALAADALLAVAAYTDDEHAREYADRIFDGLERDLIDAETGEVTHYRGSDEAGETDLLEDAARVIGAYVRAAGVRGEGVDVARAVADRAIDRLRVNGSFVDGPRSGSGLLDRSFRPLDANVEMATALADLAALTGEERYHEVARETAEAFAGATERLSVQVAGYGSLAARLRRGTTVIAVGTEPGSDLHRAAWRVADHEKVVAPNAHEEGAPAPRSVPAGTAVVLGGDDASEPAETPGELMDRVGDVLA, from the coding sequence ATGAGCGACGAGACTCGCGTCGAGTGGCGCGACTGGGGTCCCGAGGCGTTCGCCGAGGCCGACGAGCGTGACTGCCCGGTGCTGCTCTCGCTGTCGGCCACGTGGTGCGAGGGCTGTCACGAGATGGACGCCGTCACCTACGCCGAGCCGCGGATTGCCGCCAACGTCAACGAGGGGTTCGTCCCCGTCCGCGTCGACGTCGACCGCCACCCGCGAGTCCGCGAGCGGTACAACATGGGCGGGTTCCCGACGACCGCCTTCCTCACCCCCGATGGGACGCTGCTGACCGGTGCGGGGTACCTCGATGTCGACGGCATGCGGCAGGTCCTCGAATCGGTCCGGACGATGTGGGCCGACAAGGGCCGCGAGGCGGGGCGGATCCCCCGCGCGCTTGACGCCGACCTCCCGCCCCGCGGCGAGCTGACGGACGCCATCGAGAGCCACCTCGCTGGCCAACTGGAGGTGAAGTACGACGACGAGTACGCCGGTTGGGGGTCCGACGCGAAGTTCCCGCTGCCGCGCACCGTCGAGTTCGCGCTGAAGCGCGACCGGGACCGCGCGCTCCGGACGCTCGACGCGGTCCGCGACCACCTCGCCGACGACGTCGCGGGCGGGTTCTTCCGGTACGCGGGCACCCGCGACTGGGGCGACGTCGCCTACGAGAAGCCCCTCGACACGAACGCCGCGGTGACCCGCGCGTTCGCCAACGCCTTCCTCTACACCGGCGACGACGCCTACCTCGACCCCGCGCTCGACGCGGTCGACTTTCTCACCGACGACCTGTGGACCGGCTACGGCGTCGGCGGGAGCCTCGGTCCCGGGCTCGGCCGGGCGTACTACGCGGCTCCGGCCGCGGACCGCACCGAGCTGGACGACCCGCGCCGCGACCTCACCGTCTTCGCCGGGGGCAACGCGCTCGCCGCGGACGCGCTGCTCGCGGTGGCCGCGTACACCGACGACGAGCACGCCCGCGAGTACGCCGACCGGATCTTCGACGGACTCGAACGGGACCTGATCGACGCCGAGACGGGCGAAGTGACCCACTACCGCGGCAGCGACGAGGCCGGCGAGACCGACCTGCTCGAAGACGCCGCCCGCGTCATCGGCGCGTATGTCCGCGCCGCCGGCGTGCGGGGCGAGGGGGTCGACGTCGCCCGAGCGGTCGCGGACCGGGCGATCGACAGGCTCCGCGTCAACGGCTCGTTCGTCGACGGGCCACGCTCCGGGTCGGGGCTGCTCGACCGGTCGTTCCGGCCGCTCGACGCCAACGTGGAGATGGCGACGGCGCTGGCCGATCTGGCGGCGCTCACGGGCGAAGAGCGGTATCACGAGGTCGCCCGCGAGACGGCCGAGGCGTTCGCCGGCGCGACCGAGCGGCTCAGCGTTCAGGTGGCCGGCTACGGGAGCCTCGCCGCCCGCCTCCGTCGCGGAACGACCGTCATCGCGGTCGGGACCGAACCCGGCAGCGACCTCCACCGCGCCGCGTGGCGGGTCGCCGACCACGAGAAGGTGGTCGCGCCGAACGCCCACGAGGAGGGTGCGCCCGCGCCGCGGTCGGTTCCGGCGGGCACCGCGGTCGTCCTCGGGGGCGACGACGCCTCCGAGCCGGCGGAAACGCCGGGCGAGTTGATGGACCGCGTCGGCGACGTACTGGCCTGA
- a CDS encoding RNA polymerase Rpb4 family protein, protein MTIFKEKLDEEYVTVSEAKEILVEIEDERAADEDRDLRYELARAIEHVNRFADLDADESRELVEELTELDQVDVPTAVKITDLLPEDRTELRSVFAQERYSLDGEELDEILNVVAKYA, encoded by the coding sequence ATGACGATCTTCAAAGAGAAGCTCGACGAGGAGTACGTCACCGTCTCCGAGGCGAAGGAGATCCTCGTGGAGATCGAAGACGAGCGCGCGGCCGACGAGGACCGCGACCTCCGCTACGAGCTGGCGCGCGCGATCGAACACGTCAACCGGTTCGCGGACCTCGACGCCGACGAGTCCCGCGAGCTGGTCGAGGAACTGACCGAGCTGGATCAGGTCGACGTGCCGACCGCGGTGAAGATCACGGACCTGCTCCCGGAGGACCGCACCGAGCTCCGCTCGGTGTTCGCCCAGGAGCGCTACTCGCTCGACGGCGAGGAGCTCGACGAGATCCTCAACGTCGTCGCGAAGTACGCCTGA
- a CDS encoding 5-methyltetrahydropteroyltriglutamate--homocysteine methyltransferase produces the protein MTERVAATPGLYPLPDWAKETLSDLKGHQKGDLLSGDESEAIVGEYAEVRAEYVDDQLDAGLDLVSEGQGRWDDMIAHPLTVHDAVETGGIVRYYDNNNFYRDPRVVDDLGFSGDVARELERASDLLADADGAADAPLAATLPGPYSLAELATDDHYGDEAEFQAAIAEFLAGEVEAFPAHETLFLLEPSLVTTPPAEGEESTATDAIATVADATDADVVVQTAYGALGEKLYAHLVDEAGADALGLDLVAGDRDDTVYNVQEFGATDSLALGLVDGQNTLVEEPETIAERVEWFESQIPNEAFDRTYLTPNTELFYLPTNKYRAKLNTLAAATEVLD, from the coding sequence ATGACCGAACGAGTCGCGGCCACGCCGGGGTTGTACCCGCTCCCGGACTGGGCGAAAGAGACGCTCTCGGACCTGAAGGGCCACCAGAAGGGGGACCTCCTGAGCGGCGACGAGAGCGAGGCGATAGTCGGGGAGTACGCCGAGGTGCGCGCCGAGTACGTCGACGACCAGCTCGACGCCGGCCTGGATCTGGTCTCCGAGGGGCAGGGGCGCTGGGACGACATGATCGCGCACCCGCTCACGGTTCACGACGCCGTCGAGACCGGCGGGATCGTGCGGTACTACGACAACAACAACTTCTACCGCGACCCGCGGGTCGTCGACGACCTCGGCTTCTCGGGCGACGTGGCGCGCGAGCTGGAGCGGGCGAGCGACCTGCTCGCCGACGCCGACGGCGCTGCGGACGCGCCGCTCGCCGCCACGCTCCCCGGCCCGTACTCGCTCGCGGAGCTGGCGACCGACGACCACTACGGCGACGAGGCCGAGTTCCAGGCCGCGATCGCCGAGTTCCTCGCCGGGGAAGTCGAAGCGTTCCCGGCCCACGAGACGCTGTTCCTGCTGGAGCCGTCGCTGGTGACGACTCCGCCCGCGGAGGGCGAGGAGTCGACGGCGACCGACGCGATCGCGACCGTCGCCGACGCGACCGACGCCGACGTGGTCGTCCAGACCGCCTACGGCGCGCTCGGCGAGAAGCTGTACGCCCACCTCGTCGACGAGGCGGGTGCGGACGCGCTCGGACTCGATCTGGTCGCCGGCGACCGCGACGACACCGTCTACAACGTTCAGGAGTTCGGCGCGACCGACTCGCTCGCCCTCGGCCTCGTCGACGGGCAGAACACGCTCGTCGAGGAGCCGGAGACGATCGCGGAGCGCGTCGAGTGGTTCGAGTCGCAGATCCCGAACGAGGCGTTCGACCGGACCTACCTGACGCCGAACACCGAACTGTTCTACCTGCCGACCAACAAGTACCGCGCGAAGCTGAACACGCTCGCCGCCGCCACGGAGGTGCTCGACTGA
- a CDS encoding 16S ribosomal RNA methyltransferase A, with amino-acid sequence MTDSSTGEDAAYGGRDPDALARRAGSRADPDRDQHFLVDDRVLDRIPGYLPDDADRSHLLEIGGGAGALTDRLLAAATAAPTADATPAGTAEPGHVTVIERDGVFADFLREEFATAVADGLLDVVEGDALDVDLPPFSACVANLPYGVSSEIAFRLLPEKKPLVLMFQAEFAERMVASAGESEYGRLSVSAQHYADVEIVERVPKEAFDPQPAVESAVVRCTPRDPEYTVGDEAFFLRFVKALFTQRRKTVRNAVRNTAHISGLDDPEAVVDAADEELLSSRPGTLEPAAFAALAELARERGSPTES; translated from the coding sequence ATGACCGACTCATCGACGGGTGAGGACGCCGCGTACGGGGGCCGCGACCCCGACGCGCTCGCGCGGCGGGCCGGCTCGCGCGCCGACCCCGACCGCGACCAGCACTTCCTCGTCGACGACCGAGTCCTCGACCGCATTCCCGGCTACCTCCCGGACGACGCCGACCGGAGCCACCTCTTGGAGATCGGCGGCGGCGCGGGCGCGCTGACGGACCGCCTGCTGGCGGCGGCGACCGCGGCCCCGACTGCCGACGCGACCCCGGCCGGGACCGCCGAACCGGGCCACGTGACGGTGATCGAGCGCGACGGGGTCTTCGCCGACTTCCTCCGCGAGGAGTTCGCGACCGCGGTCGCGGATGGCCTGCTCGACGTGGTCGAGGGCGACGCGCTCGACGTCGACCTCCCGCCCTTCTCGGCCTGCGTCGCGAACCTCCCGTACGGCGTCTCCTCGGAGATCGCGTTCCGGCTGCTCCCGGAGAAGAAGCCGCTCGTGTTGATGTTTCAGGCGGAGTTCGCCGAGCGCATGGTGGCGTCGGCCGGCGAGTCCGAGTACGGCCGGCTCTCGGTCTCCGCGCAACACTACGCCGACGTCGAGATCGTCGAGCGCGTCCCGAAGGAGGCGTTCGACCCGCAGCCGGCCGTCGAGAGCGCGGTCGTGCGCTGTACGCCCCGCGACCCCGAGTACACCGTCGGCGACGAGGCGTTCTTCCTTCGGTTCGTGAAGGCGCTTTTCACCCAGCGGCGCAAGACCGTGCGGAACGCGGTGCGGAACACGGCGCACATCTCCGGGCTCGACGACCCCGAGGCGGTCGTCGACGCGGCCGACGAGGAGCTACTGAGCAGCCGGCCGGGAACCTTGGAACCGGCGGCATTCGCCGCGCTAGCCGAGCTGGCCCGCGAACGCGGGTCACCGACGGAGTCGTGA
- a CDS encoding DUF655 domain-containing protein has translation MDHADGDGTPGDDRGGGGNAADTGADGVDDGGPTAVLLDVLLNGRPDDDRPQSRKSPVAYGLGTDSFALYELTLDGDADVSVGDRIGVDGPAVGRYREVSFDDLTRNAAAEVEYAVEAVVEADEERFVDFYNEAGPITLRLHQLNLLPGIGKKLRNDLLDERKRGPFESFDDVEERIAGLHRPQEVILERIVEEIREDDLKYRTFVGREE, from the coding sequence ATGGACCACGCCGACGGCGACGGGACGCCGGGCGACGATCGAGGTGGGGGTGGCAACGCCGCGGACACCGGAGCGGACGGTGTCGACGACGGCGGTCCCACCGCCGTCCTGCTCGACGTGCTGCTGAACGGACGCCCGGACGACGACCGCCCGCAGTCGCGCAAGTCGCCGGTGGCGTACGGGCTGGGAACCGACTCGTTCGCGTTGTACGAACTGACGCTCGACGGCGACGCGGACGTCTCGGTGGGCGACCGGATCGGGGTCGACGGCCCCGCGGTCGGCCGGTACCGCGAGGTGTCGTTCGACGACCTCACTCGGAACGCGGCCGCGGAGGTCGAGTACGCGGTCGAGGCGGTCGTCGAGGCGGACGAGGAGCGGTTCGTCGACTTCTACAACGAGGCGGGGCCGATCACCCTCCGGCTCCACCAGCTGAACCTGCTACCGGGGATCGGCAAGAAGCTGCGGAACGACCTGTTGGACGAGCGGAAGCGCGGTCCGTTCGAGAGCTTCGACGACGTCGAGGAGCGCATTGCCGGGCTTCACCGCCCGCAGGAGGTAATCTTAGAACGGATCGTCGAGGAGATCCGGGAAGACGACCTGAAGTACCGGACGTTCGTCGGCCGCGAGGAGTGA
- a CDS encoding mechanosensitive ion channel family protein produces the protein MTGWIGLAADLQSALAGNLGRFAASVGIVVTVLAVRYLTGRLKRRDEDLTSTQRLLLSAAVGVATALGAIALIAVWDRSGALFETARSALSADQLSNVVLAVILLATAYALTDFLGGVIREIGTESASISQHQQEVILRITQLTVYTAALVSVVGLFTDNVGSLLVGAGFLGIVVGMAARQTLGAILAGFVLMFSRPFEVGDWVEIGDHEGTVTEISIMSTRLRSFDGEVITMPNDTVRSGSIVDRSRRNRLRIEVEVGVDYDTDVERAAAVVEEAAAGVEDVAEMPEPNAVTKRFADSAVVLGLRYWIRNPSMRKRWRTQTAAMGAMKDALEAEGIVIPFPQQTLSARSDDASGPQLDASVEDRAGTRGESRDGGGSRDSGGSRGGDDGSGESER, from the coding sequence ATGACGGGGTGGATCGGTCTCGCGGCGGACCTCCAGAGCGCGCTCGCGGGCAACCTCGGACGGTTCGCCGCCTCGGTGGGGATCGTCGTCACCGTGCTGGCGGTGCGGTACCTCACGGGACGACTGAAGCGGCGGGACGAGGATCTCACCTCCACCCAGCGGCTGCTGCTGTCGGCGGCGGTCGGCGTCGCCACCGCGCTGGGCGCGATCGCGCTGATCGCGGTGTGGGACCGGAGCGGCGCGCTCTTCGAGACCGCCCGGTCGGCGCTGAGCGCCGACCAGCTGTCGAACGTCGTCCTCGCCGTGATCCTGTTGGCGACCGCGTACGCGCTCACGGATTTCCTCGGCGGCGTCATCCGCGAGATCGGTACCGAGAGCGCGTCGATCTCCCAACATCAGCAGGAGGTGATCCTCCGGATCACGCAGCTGACCGTCTACACCGCGGCGCTGGTCTCCGTCGTCGGGCTGTTCACCGACAACGTCGGAAGCCTCCTCGTCGGCGCGGGGTTCCTCGGGATCGTGGTCGGGATGGCGGCGCGGCAGACGCTCGGCGCGATACTGGCCGGCTTCGTGTTGATGTTCTCTCGACCGTTCGAGGTCGGCGACTGGGTCGAGATCGGCGACCACGAGGGAACGGTGACGGAGATATCGATCATGAGCACGCGGCTGCGCTCGTTCGACGGCGAGGTGATCACGATGCCGAACGATACCGTCCGGTCGGGGTCGATCGTCGACCGCTCGCGGCGGAACCGCCTGCGGATCGAAGTCGAGGTCGGCGTCGACTACGACACCGACGTCGAGCGCGCGGCCGCGGTCGTCGAGGAGGCGGCCGCGGGCGTCGAGGACGTCGCCGAGATGCCCGAGCCGAACGCCGTGACGAAGCGGTTCGCGGACTCCGCGGTCGTGTTGGGGCTCCGCTACTGGATCCGCAACCCCAGCATGCGGAAGCGCTGGCGGACCCAGACGGCCGCCATGGGAGCGATGAAGGACGCGCTCGAAGCCGAGGGGATCGTCATCCCGTTCCCGCAGCAGACGCTCTCCGCCCGCTCGGACGACGCCTCCGGGCCGCAACTGGACGCGTCGGTCGAGGACCGGGCCGGGACGCGCGGCGAGTCCAGAGACGGGGGCGGGTCGCGAGACAGCGGCGGATCGAGAGGTGGCGACGACGGGTCGGGTGAGTCCGAGCGATGA
- a CDS encoding HemK2/MTQ2 family protein methyltransferase, translated as MTDDLAARRGVDDAVVYQPAEDSGLLAEAALAEAHGRVLEVGTGSGWVAQQIAEERGLDTVGSDLNPHAARQARERGVEGVVADLCSPFRADAFDTVCFNPPYLPTDPDNEWDDWMEHALSGGESGRALIEPFLDDVGRVLAPGGVVLLLVSSLTGYDEVLALTEDAGFAPEPVVEESFPFETLTVLALRRE; from the coding sequence ATGACCGACGACCTCGCAGCGCGTCGCGGGGTCGACGACGCCGTCGTCTACCAGCCCGCCGAGGACTCCGGCCTGCTCGCGGAGGCGGCGCTCGCGGAGGCGCACGGACGCGTCCTAGAGGTGGGAACGGGGTCGGGATGGGTCGCCCAGCAGATCGCCGAGGAACGCGGCCTCGATACCGTCGGTAGCGACCTCAACCCCCACGCGGCGCGGCAGGCCCGCGAGCGCGGCGTCGAGGGGGTCGTCGCCGACCTCTGCTCGCCGTTCCGGGCCGACGCGTTCGACACGGTGTGTTTCAACCCCCCGTACCTCCCGACCGACCCGGACAACGAGTGGGACGATTGGATGGAACACGCGCTCTCAGGCGGCGAGTCGGGCCGCGCGCTCATCGAGCCGTTCCTCGACGACGTGGGCCGCGTGCTCGCGCCCGGCGGCGTGGTCCTGCTTCTGGTCTCCTCGCTCACCGGCTACGACGAGGTACTGGCGCTGACCGAGGACGCCGGATTCGCGCCCGAGCCGGTCGTCGAGGAGTCGTTCCCGTTCGAGACGCTCACCGTGTTGGCGCTGCGACGAGAGTGA
- a CDS encoding methionine synthase: MARNPAANRDQFRPDDHPNDTFLLSTVVGSYPKPKWLNRADELVDDPDSKFDDSDLEEAHDDACRLITHEHERAGLDTVVDGEMRRNEMVEFFADRIDGYEFNGPVKVWGHNYFDKPSVVEEVEYDEPWLVDEFEFTSSVAERPVKVPITGPYTLGFWAFNEAYPSTEELVYDLADLVNEEVEKLVEAGARYIQIDEPALATTPEDHAIVGEALERIAAGIPEEVRIGLHVCYGDYSRVYPEVNDYPIDEFDIELSNGDYEQIPVLEEPELEPDLALGVVDAHTAEVESVEEIKRNIRQGLRVVPPEKLTISPDCGLKLLPREIAYGKTENMVTAVREVETEIDAGEIDLDNPLADD; the protein is encoded by the coding sequence ATGGCCCGAAACCCCGCCGCCAACCGCGACCAGTTCCGCCCCGACGACCATCCGAACGACACGTTCCTGCTCTCGACGGTCGTCGGCTCGTACCCGAAGCCGAAGTGGCTCAACCGCGCGGACGAACTCGTCGACGACCCGGACTCGAAGTTCGACGATTCGGACCTCGAAGAGGCCCACGACGACGCCTGTCGGCTCATCACGCACGAGCACGAGCGCGCCGGGCTCGACACGGTCGTCGACGGCGAGATGCGCCGCAACGAGATGGTGGAGTTCTTCGCCGACCGCATCGACGGCTACGAGTTCAACGGCCCCGTGAAGGTGTGGGGCCACAACTACTTCGACAAGCCGTCGGTCGTCGAGGAGGTCGAGTACGACGAGCCGTGGCTGGTCGACGAGTTTGAGTTCACGTCCTCGGTCGCCGAGCGCCCCGTCAAGGTCCCGATCACCGGCCCGTACACCCTCGGATTCTGGGCGTTCAACGAGGCGTACCCCTCCACCGAGGAGCTCGTGTACGACCTCGCGGACCTCGTCAACGAGGAGGTTGAGAAGCTGGTCGAGGCCGGCGCGCGCTACATCCAGATCGACGAGCCGGCGCTGGCGACGACGCCGGAGGACCACGCCATCGTCGGCGAGGCGCTCGAACGGATCGCCGCCGGCATCCCGGAGGAGGTCCGGATCGGCCTCCACGTCTGTTACGGCGACTACTCGCGGGTGTACCCCGAGGTCAACGACTACCCGATCGACGAGTTCGACATCGAGCTCTCGAACGGCGACTACGAGCAGATTCCCGTCCTCGAAGAGCCCGAACTCGAACCGGACCTCGCGCTCGGCGTCGTCGACGCCCACACCGCCGAGGTGGAGTCGGTCGAGGAGATCAAACGGAACATCCGGCAGGGCCTCCGCGTCGTCCCGCCGGAGAAGCTCACGATCTCGCCCGACTGTGGGCTGAAGCTCCTCCCGCGCGAGATCGCGTACGGCAAGACCGAGAACATGGTGACCGCGGTCCGCGAGGTCGAGACCGAGATCGACGCCGGTGAGATCGACCTCGACAACCCGCTCGCCGACGACTGA
- a CDS encoding IS6 family transposase has translation MPKNDRLSGCLDEINLEFVEREATPRLLMKLSIQLHLSGLSLSNTVSFLEVFGVDRVRSTVHNWVHKADLQPETGRSPNHVAVDETVIQLDNEQYWLYAAVDPDSNDLLHTRLEPTRNNAIADRFFAELREKHDVDDAIFLVDGAAPLQRACRKHGLDFRYERHGNRNSVERVFREVKRRTTSFSNCFSNAEAETANEWLRSFAFAWNQLI, from the coding sequence ATGCCAAAAAACGACCGCCTCAGCGGCTGTTTAGACGAGATCAACTTAGAGTTTGTGGAGCGAGAAGCAACACCGAGGCTGTTGATGAAGCTCAGTATTCAGCTCCATTTGTCTGGACTATCGCTTTCGAATACTGTTTCGTTTCTTGAGGTATTCGGTGTTGATCGAGTTCGATCGACCGTTCATAATTGGGTTCACAAAGCCGATCTACAGCCAGAAACTGGCCGGAGCCCGAATCACGTCGCGGTTGATGAGACAGTGATTCAACTCGATAATGAACAATATTGGCTGTACGCTGCTGTCGACCCTGATTCGAACGATTTACTACACACACGGCTTGAGCCGACGAGAAATAACGCGATCGCAGATCGGTTTTTCGCGGAACTTCGCGAAAAACACGATGTAGATGACGCGATCTTTCTCGTTGATGGCGCGGCTCCACTTCAGCGAGCCTGTCGCAAACACGGCCTCGATTTTAGATACGAACGACATGGAAATCGGAACAGCGTCGAACGTGTTTTTCGTGAGGTAAAACGCAGAACTACCAGTTTCTCAAACTGTTTCAGCAACGCCGAAGCAGAAACAGCAAACGAGTGGCTCAGATCCTTCGCCTTCGCATGGAATCAGCTTATCTGA
- the mptA gene encoding GTP cyclohydrolase MptA: MSHQLPDVQASAPDVTVGLSQVGVTGVEKLVKLARGDKRPIVLMAEFEVFVDLPSGRKGIDMSRNLATVDEILEDITREEAYRVEDVCGDAAERLLEKHDYTTTAEVSMSAELVTREDTPASGIETQSTATIVASATATEDGTREEIGAEVTGMTVCPCSQGMSESRARDKLAELGVDEETTEEFLEAVPQPGHSQRGHATLTITTDGHPDVDLRDVIDVARDSMSARIYNMAKRPDEDHMTYEAHADAKFVEDCVRALAEGTVEEFPHLPDDAVVHMKQSNDESIHQHNAHAEREVKLGDLRDELGR; this comes from the coding sequence ATGAGTCATCAGCTGCCGGACGTGCAGGCGTCCGCGCCCGACGTCACCGTCGGGCTCTCGCAGGTCGGCGTCACCGGCGTGGAGAAGCTCGTCAAGCTGGCGCGGGGCGACAAGCGTCCCATCGTTCTCATGGCGGAGTTCGAGGTGTTCGTCGACCTCCCCAGCGGCCGGAAGGGAATCGACATGTCGCGGAACCTCGCGACGGTCGACGAGATCCTCGAAGACATCACCCGCGAGGAGGCGTACCGCGTCGAGGACGTCTGCGGCGACGCCGCCGAGCGACTTCTGGAAAAGCACGACTACACCACCACCGCGGAGGTGTCGATGTCGGCGGAGTTGGTCACCCGCGAGGACACGCCGGCGTCCGGCATCGAGACGCAGAGCACGGCGACGATCGTCGCCAGCGCGACCGCAACCGAGGACGGGACGCGCGAGGAGATCGGCGCGGAGGTCACCGGGATGACCGTCTGTCCCTGCTCGCAGGGGATGAGCGAGTCCCGCGCCCGCGACAAGCTCGCCGAACTCGGCGTCGACGAGGAGACGACCGAGGAGTTCTTAGAGGCCGTCCCGCAGCCGGGCCACTCCCAGCGCGGCCACGCGACGCTGACGATCACGACCGACGGCCACCCCGACGTCGACCTCCGGGACGTGATCGACGTCGCCCGCGACTCGATGAGCGCGCGCATCTACAACATGGCGAAGCGGCCCGACGAGGACCACATGACCTACGAGGCCCACGCGGACGCGAAGTTCGTCGAGGACTGCGTCCGCGCCCTCGCCGAGGGGACCGTCGAGGAGTTCCCGCATCTCCCGGACGACGCCGTGGTCCACATGAAACAGTCGAACGACGAGTCGATCCACCAGCACAACGCCCACGCGGAACGCGAGGTCAAACTGGGCGACCTCCGCGACGAACTCGGCCGATAA